The DNA window GGCCTCCCTGCAGCGCAAGGTCCGCCGGGCCGCCGCCATCTCCGGGCTCCGCGAGGCGTACGCCACGGCGACCGCGATGGGCGCCCGCCCGTTCGCCGCCGAGATCGTCGGGATCGCCCACCGGTTCCGGGTGACGCTCGCCGACGACATGCCGACCGTGCCGATGGCGCTGCCCGACCAGCCGGTCGACGAGCTCGCGACGCTGACCGGGCGGGAGCGGGAGGTGCTCGCCGCGGTGGCCGAGGGCCTCACCAACCGCGAGATCGGCGAGCGCCTCTTCATCAGCGAGCGCACCGTGGGCGTCCATCTGGGACACATCTTCGACAAACTGCAGGTGCGCACCCGAGTCCAGGCGAGTCGCGTCTATCTTACGGCGGCCTGACCAGGCTGCGAACCATTTTCAACGTGGCGACGCTGTTGGCCCGCGCCGGCTCAGCGGGCAGGGCCACATCGAAAAAAGTTCGATCGTTACCTCGCCGTGACATACGTACGCAGAATACGTCGTTCTACCGATCCCCCGCCTCCGGCCCGATGGAAAGCTGGGCGGCACGGGGGAGCACCACCCGGCGGCCGGTGCCGCCGGGTGGTGCTGGGGGCCCTCCGCAGTTCTGTTTCACCCGTGGAGGATCCGACATGACCCAAGCCATCTGGGGCCCCGTCCAGCAGCAGATGTCCGGCCTGCTCAAGGAGCACCCCGACGACGTGCCAGGAGTCGTCGACCAGCTGACAAAACTGCAGGACGTGCTCTGTCAGGTGCCGCCGCTGCTGCACAGCAATCCGCTGGCGGACTTCAACCAGCTTTACCTGACCATCACCGAGAACGTGCTGGAGCGGCTCTACGCCGGCAAGTTCAAGGACCCGGCGTTCCTGTCCCGGCTGGACGTGGAGTTCGCGGCGCGCTACTTCGACGCGTTGCGCTACTGGACCGACGGGAGCCCGGCATGCCCGGGCGTGTGGGCCGGACTGTTCGGCCGCATCCCCGGCCCGGACGCCCGCCCGCTGCCGTCCGCCGTCGCGGGGGTCAACGCGCACATCAACTTCGACCTGCCGTTCGCGCTCGTCACCACGTTCGACCACCTGGGCACCGACCCGATCGACGGCAGCGACCAGCACCACGACTACCTCCAGGTCAACGACATCTTCAACGACGAGATCCCGGGCCTGCGCCGGGGTTACCTCGATCGCTGGCAGCTGCTCATCGACACGATGAACGGCGATCTCGACGACTGGTGGCAGGGCGAGATGGTGGAGTACACCCGCAACGTCGCCTGGCGCAACGCGCAGAAGATCTGGTCGATCCGGCACGACATGATCGCGCTGGACAAGCACCGCCGCCGCCTGGACGACACCGCCACCGGGCTCGGCAAGTTGCTGCTCTCCCCGTTCGCGGGTTTCCTGCAGTAATCCCGCCGGTGGTCTGCACTGATCCCGTCGTTCGCTGAGCGGAGCCGGCTTCCGGGGGCGGCGCCGGCTTCGCTCAGCGGACGACGATCAGGCGGGCCGCGACCTTCGCACCGTCGCGTGCCCCGCCCACCGCGACCCGCACGCCCGGGCGCACCACATCGCGCTCCGCCTTCTCGTGGTTCTGCACCACCCGCAGCGGATCGCCGTAGGCCCAGGTCAGCGTGAACCCGTCGGCCGACTTCACGGTGAAACCGGCGTCGTCGGCAGCGGTCACATCGCCGCGCTGCACCACGATCGTCCGCACCCCGTCACGGCCCTGCACCACCACCTCACCGTGCAGCGTGTTCTGGCGCAGGAGTCTGCGGACCGCGCGCGGCCGGACCTTCTCCTCCCCGCCGTCACGGGCTTCGCCCTCCTCGGCGAATCCGGCGGCCTCCAGCGCTACCAGCTCGAAGTCCTCGCCGCCGGC is part of the Actinoplanes missouriensis 431 genome and encodes:
- a CDS encoding DUF5995 family protein is translated as MTQAIWGPVQQQMSGLLKEHPDDVPGVVDQLTKLQDVLCQVPPLLHSNPLADFNQLYLTITENVLERLYAGKFKDPAFLSRLDVEFAARYFDALRYWTDGSPACPGVWAGLFGRIPGPDARPLPSAVAGVNAHINFDLPFALVTTFDHLGTDPIDGSDQHHDYLQVNDIFNDEIPGLRRGYLDRWQLLIDTMNGDLDDWWQGEMVEYTRNVAWRNAQKIWSIRHDMIALDKHRRRLDDTATGLGKLLLSPFAGFLQ